One stretch of Sinomonas terrae DNA includes these proteins:
- a CDS encoding 5-oxoprolinase subunit B family protein, with protein sequence MKTRLAPCGEAAFRVLVEDAAPEHQWEAVHRIAEWIGARPVPGVYGVVPTYDSLLVEFDPSRQTFPMLSALFDVILRDALSDRPGRNKAHRRPRHFTLPVVYGGEQGPDLGWVADYLNVSEADVVALHTAQEYVVRCLGGPAASCMIDGPAFSRPIPRLPDPRLQVPPNAISVAGSQGVVGPVAAPSGWRLIGLSPVDVMDRESATLVPYRPGDFIRFRAIAPSKWDDFVGIRLGELVDEC encoded by the coding sequence ATGAAGACACGTCTGGCTCCCTGCGGCGAAGCCGCCTTCCGCGTCCTCGTCGAAGACGCCGCGCCCGAACACCAGTGGGAGGCCGTGCACAGGATCGCCGAATGGATCGGCGCGCGCCCGGTCCCCGGCGTGTACGGTGTGGTGCCCACCTATGACTCGCTGCTCGTCGAGTTCGACCCCTCCCGCCAGACATTCCCCATGCTCTCGGCCCTGTTCGACGTCATCCTCCGCGACGCGCTCAGCGACAGGCCGGGCAGGAATAAGGCCCATCGCCGGCCGCGCCACTTCACCCTCCCAGTCGTGTACGGCGGCGAGCAGGGCCCCGACCTCGGCTGGGTAGCGGACTACCTGAACGTCAGCGAAGCAGACGTTGTCGCGCTGCACACGGCCCAGGAGTACGTGGTGCGCTGCCTCGGCGGCCCCGCAGCCTCGTGCATGATCGACGGCCCCGCCTTCTCCCGCCCCATCCCGAGGCTTCCCGACCCGCGCCTGCAGGTACCCCCGAACGCGATCTCGGTCGCCGGCTCGCAGGGGGTGGTCGGACCGGTCGCAGCCCCGAGCGGCTGGCGCCTCATCGGGCTCTCCCCCGTGGACGTGATGGACCGAGAGAGCGCCACCCTCGTCCCCTACCGCCCCGGCGATTTCATCCGCTTCCGTGCGATCGCTCCGAGCAAATGGGACGACTTCGTCGGGATCAGACTCGGGGAACTGGTGGACGAATGCTGA
- a CDS encoding LamB/YcsF family protein, whose amino-acid sequence MTATVDLIADLGESFGAYTMGDDDALLDIVSSANVACGFHAGDPRVMDRIVGECVRRGVSIGAHPSFPDLVGFGRRAMDLTAEEVRTDVMYQLGALSAFAAAHGTSVTHLCPHGRLGNLVITRQDYAEAMVQAVAQVDPSMVVLTQAGAVVDAATRRGIRIGLVGVIDRNYEDDGTLTPRREPDAVIHDTDAIVERTVRMVRDGVVVSRTGKELAVTTDSVLLHGDGPDAVAVARRVRKALVDAGVTIAPLAGANALTAP is encoded by the coding sequence ATGACCGCCACAGTTGACCTGATCGCCGATCTCGGCGAGAGCTTCGGCGCCTACACGATGGGCGACGACGACGCTCTCCTCGATATTGTCAGCTCGGCCAACGTCGCGTGCGGCTTCCACGCGGGCGATCCGCGGGTCATGGACCGCATCGTGGGCGAATGCGTCCGGCGCGGAGTGAGCATCGGAGCGCACCCGAGCTTCCCCGACCTCGTCGGCTTCGGCCGCCGTGCCATGGACCTCACGGCGGAGGAGGTACGCACGGATGTGATGTACCAGCTCGGCGCGCTCTCGGCCTTCGCCGCCGCCCACGGCACCTCGGTGACCCACCTCTGCCCCCACGGCCGCCTCGGCAACCTCGTGATCACCCGCCAGGACTACGCCGAGGCCATGGTCCAGGCCGTCGCCCAGGTAGACCCCTCGATGGTCGTCCTGACCCAGGCAGGCGCCGTCGTCGACGCCGCCACCCGCCGCGGGATCAGGATCGGCCTGGTCGGGGTCATCGACCGCAACTACGAGGACGACGGCACCCTCACCCCCCGCCGTGAGCCGGACGCCGTCATCCACGACACTGACGCGATCGTGGAGCGCACGGTCCGGATGGTCCGCGACGGCGTCGTCGTCAGCCGCACCGGGAAGGAACTGGCCGTGACGACCGATTCGGTGCTGCTGCACGGAGACGGCCCCGACGCCGTCGCCGTCGCCCGTCGCGTCAGGAAGGCCCTCGTTGACGCGGGCGTCACCATCGCCCCCCTGGCCGGGGCGAACGCCCTCACCGCGCCCTGA
- a CDS encoding LysR substrate-binding domain-containing protein: METRRLRYFVTIVDSGTITRAAELLHIAQPALSQHVSALESEFKQQLLLRSRRGIVPTAAGRSLYRYAQSILRLENEAHHEIDSEVSSPSGTVTIGLATYSLASSLTIPILQAIRLRYPRIVMRIVETLTVIHSQAIRMGQIDAALVYDPGPIHGVNFERISTDPLVLISAADLEIPGATEDSVPVPALAELEFILPNRTHTLRSLMEQTLSRAGLELKVVVEMEHSRPLGDAVGLGLGVTVLPLPAAEARFAGEGFRLRRITDPGLTAGFALATPDHEATSAAADVVVQTLREMLLGPDSPWTTPAGTE, encoded by the coding sequence ATGGAAACGCGGCGTCTGCGGTATTTCGTGACAATCGTCGACAGCGGAACGATCACCCGCGCCGCCGAATTGCTGCATATTGCGCAGCCAGCGCTGAGCCAGCATGTCTCTGCTTTGGAATCCGAATTCAAGCAGCAGCTGCTCCTGCGCAGCCGAAGGGGAATTGTCCCGACCGCGGCTGGACGGTCGCTGTACCGCTATGCCCAGAGCATTCTCCGTCTCGAGAACGAGGCACACCACGAAATCGACTCGGAAGTCTCGAGCCCCTCGGGCACGGTCACGATCGGCCTCGCGACCTACAGCCTGGCCTCGTCCCTCACGATCCCGATCCTCCAGGCAATCCGCCTGCGGTACCCGCGGATCGTCATGCGCATCGTCGAGACGCTCACGGTCATCCACAGCCAGGCAATCCGCATGGGCCAGATCGACGCAGCCCTCGTCTATGATCCCGGGCCGATCCACGGAGTCAATTTCGAACGCATCTCGACTGACCCGCTGGTGCTCATTTCGGCTGCAGACCTCGAGATTCCGGGCGCGACTGAGGATTCCGTGCCGGTCCCGGCACTCGCGGAGCTCGAGTTCATCCTCCCGAACCGCACCCACACCCTGCGAAGCCTCATGGAGCAGACGCTCAGCCGCGCCGGCCTCGAGCTCAAGGTGGTGGTGGAGATGGAACACAGCCGCCCGCTCGGCGACGCGGTGGGGTTGGGGCTCGGGGTCACGGTTCTCCCACTCCCGGCGGCCGAGGCGAGGTTCGCAGGGGAGGGGTTCCGGCTCCGCCGCATCACCGACCCGGGACTGACAGCCGGATTTGCCCTCGCGACGCCGGACCACGAGGCCACCTCCGCCGCAGCCGACGTCGTCGTGCAGACCCTGCGGGAGATGCTCCTGGGGCCCGACAGCCCTTGGACCACCCCGGCCGGGACCGAGTGA
- a CDS encoding M24 family metallopeptidase: MTSTTTLSPLQRRVRRAATHLEAAGADVLAVTSPSAIAYLADLNIRSFTAPGTVLILGPGGNTALLASEADQPKIAASGYQGLTDFWPLGEDAEERRDSVLRMHISGLPTSSRIAAERGVQTFEAARIAAEEVLRAAMRIKDDDEIRRLRAAADLADIGYTAVVDRMTPELRVYEIVRNVDRSLRRAGGGEAWSPLEHVAGVTRAGYCPAGSIATLLGRHVETGALDPGQPLPFALYPLSENYTGAAGTTIVFQAPGPLLRSLAEALSDATETTLEAIRPGVRADEVFATHRQALQGTVSPDRLDPVIGYSVGAGVGRPLLSAGSEEVLEPGMALSVRTALAGEQGPGVVYQTTVLVTERGNERLNIVPMRLIELH, translated from the coding sequence ATGACTTCCACCACGACACTCTCCCCCCTCCAGCGCCGCGTCCGCCGCGCCGCCACGCATCTGGAGGCCGCCGGTGCGGACGTGCTCGCGGTCACGAGCCCGAGCGCGATCGCCTACCTCGCCGACCTGAACATCCGCTCCTTCACCGCCCCCGGAACGGTCCTCATCCTCGGACCGGGAGGGAACACCGCGCTCCTGGCCTCCGAGGCCGACCAGCCGAAGATCGCGGCGAGCGGCTACCAGGGCCTCACTGACTTCTGGCCCCTCGGCGAGGACGCCGAGGAGCGCCGCGATTCCGTCCTCCGGATGCACATTTCCGGCCTCCCGACGTCTTCGCGCATCGCTGCGGAACGAGGCGTCCAGACATTCGAGGCCGCACGGATTGCCGCAGAAGAAGTCCTCCGCGCGGCCATGCGCATCAAGGACGACGACGAGATCCGTCGCCTTCGTGCCGCCGCCGACCTCGCCGACATCGGCTACACGGCCGTCGTCGACAGGATGACCCCCGAGCTGCGGGTGTACGAGATCGTCCGCAACGTCGACCGCTCCCTCCGGCGGGCCGGGGGCGGGGAGGCCTGGTCCCCGCTCGAGCACGTCGCCGGCGTCACGCGCGCCGGCTACTGTCCGGCGGGAAGCATCGCAACCCTCCTCGGCCGGCACGTGGAGACCGGCGCCCTGGATCCCGGCCAGCCACTGCCCTTCGCGCTCTACCCGCTGAGCGAGAACTACACGGGCGCGGCAGGCACCACGATCGTCTTCCAGGCGCCCGGGCCGCTCCTCCGCAGCCTCGCCGAGGCCCTCTCCGACGCTACCGAGACCACGCTCGAGGCCATCCGTCCGGGCGTCCGCGCTGACGAGGTCTTCGCGACCCACCGGCAGGCCTTGCAGGGCACCGTCTCGCCGGACCGCCTCGATCCGGTGATCGGCTACTCGGTCGGCGCCGGCGTCGGGCGTCCCCTGCTCTCGGCGGGCTCCGAGGAGGTTCTCGAGCCCGGCATGGCGCTGTCGGTCCGTACCGCTCTCGCCGGAGAACAGGGCCCCGGCGTCGTGTACCAGACAACCGTCCTGGTGACGGAGCGCGGGAACGAGCGGCTGAACATCGTTCCGATGCGCCTCATAGAGCTCCACTGA
- a CDS encoding biotin-dependent carboxyltransferase family protein — protein MLILTPGMTVVTDLGRFQAPPLGFSVNGALDQYSARIANILVGNHENAPLLEITASRFSFAAETDLLFAVTGAGGSIRIDGYTAPGHTPVSVETGQIVTIDPCTVGLRSYLAVHGSFTVPLLLGSCAPDSMIGFGLRLEKGQRLACNLSQAPLRNPSMDLPLLRLGEIARRIEQELLIEVTDGPDIGEFGETASRLFEEPYVVSPRSNHVGLRLAGRLPERVSTGEVLSRGVPVGAVEVPSTQELLVLHRGRGVTAGYPVLAVLTLPALDAIAQARPGQRVRFRPTTLEQASLRQLEQHLEIARLRERCWEVLAAHGVRTFGVGLPATPQAHIPCDPPLPTPPQPAESRPQ, from the coding sequence ATGCTGATCCTCACTCCGGGCATGACGGTTGTCACGGATCTCGGCCGGTTCCAGGCGCCCCCGCTCGGGTTCTCCGTGAACGGTGCCCTCGACCAGTATTCGGCGCGCATCGCGAACATCCTCGTGGGCAACCATGAGAACGCACCCCTCCTGGAAATCACCGCGAGCAGGTTCTCGTTCGCTGCCGAGACGGACCTGCTCTTCGCGGTCACAGGAGCGGGCGGGAGCATTCGGATCGACGGATACACGGCCCCCGGCCACACCCCAGTCTCGGTTGAGACCGGACAGATCGTCACCATCGACCCGTGCACGGTGGGTCTGCGGAGCTACCTCGCGGTCCACGGCTCCTTCACCGTCCCCCTCCTGCTCGGCAGCTGCGCGCCGGACAGCATGATCGGTTTCGGCCTGCGCCTCGAGAAGGGCCAGCGCCTCGCATGCAACCTCAGCCAAGCTCCGCTCAGGAACCCGTCGATGGACCTTCCCCTCCTCCGGCTCGGCGAGATCGCCCGGCGGATCGAGCAGGAGCTGCTCATCGAGGTGACGGACGGCCCGGACATCGGAGAATTCGGAGAAACGGCCTCGCGGCTCTTCGAGGAACCGTATGTCGTGAGCCCGCGCAGCAACCACGTGGGCCTCCGCCTCGCCGGCCGCCTCCCCGAGCGCGTGTCCACGGGCGAGGTCCTCTCCCGCGGCGTCCCCGTCGGAGCCGTCGAAGTCCCCTCGACCCAAGAGCTGCTCGTGCTGCACCGCGGGCGCGGTGTGACCGCCGGCTACCCGGTCCTGGCCGTGCTCACCCTCCCCGCCCTGGATGCGATCGCGCAGGCAAGGCCAGGCCAGCGCGTCCGCTTCCGCCCGACGACGCTCGAGCAGGCGTCGCTGCGCCAGCTCGAGCAGCACCTCGAGATCGCGCGGCTCCGGGAACGATGCTGGGAGGTCCTCGCCGCCCACGGCGTGAGGACCTTCGGCGTCGGGCTCCCCGCCACACCACAGGCCCACATCCCGTGCGACCCACCACTTCCCACTCCACCGCAACCAGCAGAAAGCAGGCCCCAATGA
- a CDS encoding 4-carboxy-4-hydroxy-2-oxoadipate aldolase/oxaloacetate decarboxylase: MIHVRTRFDRPASDVVERLGAFSSATIHEAQGRKGALSHRLKPLHPGMSFCGPAFTVKAQPGDNIMVQVAISYAQPGDVVIVEAGELEQSGSFGEVLATACQSKGLAAFVTDSGVRDSAEIIGLGFPVFSGSVCIEGTVKETLGPVNFPITIGGQTVNPGDILKGDADGIVVIRPDEAEDVIRACKAREDHEAEIMAQHRAGGKTVIELHGLAEKLKAKGLLVED, from the coding sequence ATGATCCACGTCCGCACCCGTTTCGACCGGCCCGCAAGTGACGTCGTCGAACGCCTCGGCGCCTTCTCCTCCGCCACCATCCACGAGGCCCAGGGACGCAAGGGAGCACTCTCCCACCGCCTGAAGCCCCTCCACCCGGGCATGTCCTTCTGCGGGCCGGCGTTCACCGTCAAGGCGCAGCCCGGGGACAACATCATGGTCCAGGTCGCGATCTCCTACGCCCAGCCGGGCGATGTGGTGATCGTCGAAGCGGGCGAGCTCGAGCAGTCGGGGTCGTTCGGCGAGGTCCTCGCGACGGCGTGCCAGTCCAAGGGCCTGGCGGCCTTCGTCACCGACTCGGGCGTGCGCGACAGCGCCGAGATCATCGGGCTCGGGTTCCCCGTCTTCTCCGGCTCGGTGTGCATCGAGGGCACCGTCAAGGAGACGCTCGGACCGGTCAACTTCCCGATCACCATCGGCGGGCAGACCGTCAACCCGGGCGACATCCTCAAGGGCGACGCCGACGGCATCGTCGTCATCCGCCCGGACGAGGCAGAGGACGTCATCCGCGCCTGCAAGGCACGCGAGGACCACGAGGCCGAGATCATGGCCCAGCACCGCGCCGGGGGCAAGACCGTCATCGAGCTCCACGGCCTCGCCGAGAAGCTCAAGGCCAAGGGCCTGCTCGTAGAGGACTGA